TGCGTCGCCCATCCGGGCTCCACACGGGGTTCCCGTCGTGGTGCACGCTTGGCGCCACATACCGAACCTCAGCACGGTCCCCGTCGTACACCCCCACAAAAGAGTGATCACCCCGATTGCTGACAAAAGCCAAGTCAGAACCATCCGGGGACCACGTCAGCCCGCTGGCTCCACCACGAAGACGCGCCAACCGTCGGGGCTCGGCCCCATCCGCGAGTGGCAACTCCATGAGGTCCCGCCCGCGACTGAAGGCGATCCGGTCACCTCTGGGAGAGAGCGCAAAGCCACCTCCCTCCATGATCTGGGCCGGCACCCCTCCCGCGAACGGGACCAGCCAAATCGCTCGCCCTTCCTCGTCGGGCGTGAAGAGAGGGTCAGGGATCTCGCCCTGGCGATTCGGTGCGCCTCCTCGGACGAAAAGCAGCCGGTCGGCATCGGGCATGAAGACGAGCGAAGCGAGTTCCTGGCCGTCGTCGCCACTATAGTCGGTCAGCTGCCGGCCTTCCCACGATGGGCCTTCAGCGACCCAGATGTTGCGTTCACCTTCTCGATTTTCGAACCACGCGATGCGATCGGCGGTCTGAGAGGCCACCAAGCCCGACGCAAACGAATAGGACATTACGTCGCGGATGGAGAGCGGAGCCTGAGATGCCGCCGGCGTACCAGCCAGGAAGAACACGCCAACGACGAAACCAACCGCCTTCACAAGACGATCCAGCATAAGTGATTCCACGATCTGGGGTTGTGGCTTCCGAATTAGGCGGGCAATCCGTGGCGCGCGACACCGTCTACTGCTTCCACAAAACGGTCGAGCTCAGGCAACGTCGAATAGACGCTCGGGCTCACTCGGATTCCCTGGAACTCGGCATGGTTGATGGACACCGTGATGATCCGGTGTTCACGCCAGAGATAGTCACGTAAGTCGTTGGGCGCGACGCCGACGATTTCAACGTTTGCGATCCCGCAGGCCAGGCCAGGCTTGAGGCTGGTATGGAGTCGCACATTGTCATTCTGAAGAAGCTGTTCGGCCCAGTAATTTCTCAGATAGACCAGTCGCGCGTCCTTCCGGTCCGGGCCGATCCCTTGATGGAACGTCAGAGCTTCCGCAATCGCGAGGTAGTTGGCCGCAGGATGGGTCCCGATCTCTTCGAACTTCCGGATGTCGGTGTCCATCCGCTCCGGCGCGGCCATAAGCGGCCACACCTCCTGGATCTTCTCCTTACGCACGTAGAGCATGCCCGTGCCGTGCGGAGCAAAGAGCCATTTGTGCAGGCTCGTCGAATAGTTGTCGACGTCCAGTTCATCCAATGTGAAGTCGAAGTGCGCAAGCGCGTGCGCACCGTCGATGATCAACGGGATTCCGTGGCGACGTGCCAGAGCGTTCAGTTCGGTGACCGGCAGAATTTGGCCGGTCAAGTTGATCATATGGGACGCCAGGATCGCCTTGGTCTGCGGAGTGATCGCCTGCTCGAACAAGCGGACCACCTCCGCCGGGTCCTCCGCCGGAACCGGAATCTTGATCTGGTTCAGCGTAATGCCTTCCCGTCGCGCCCTCTGCTTGAACGTCGTGATCATCCGACCGTAATCCTGCGTGGTCGTGAGGACCTCGTCGCCCCGATGCAAATCGATGCCCAGTTGCATGGTCTGCAGGCTCTCTGACGCGTTCCTCGTAAAAGCGATCTCTTCGGCGTCCACACCCCACTGCCGGGCCATCCGCTCGCGGACCCCCTCACGTTGAGGCTCAAGGATCTCCCACATCGTGTAGGAGGGGGCGAGGTTTGAGAAATCCAAATGGCGCTTCATGGCATCCTGAACCCAACCGGGTGAAGGACTGACACCGCCATTGTTCAGATTGACCAGGGTCCGGTCCACGGTGAAGGCGCGCGCCACCTCAAACCAAAAATCCTCGTTGCGTGCGATGTCCGCAGCGAGCCCGGGATGCGCCCGGAGTGACGCTGCGACGTCGGTTGCACTGGCACGTAATTCAGACGGCCGAAATCCTACTCCGGCAACTGCTGCGAGGGCAGGAAATGACGCGGCTCCGAGGAATTGACGGCGACTGTGCATCGGGTCCTCCACTATGTGGTCTGAGTTGAGCTCAGGATACGCCCCGCCCGGCCCTGTGTCCAACGACTACTGGGTCGATTCGGTCAACGATCTCATTACTTTCCGTGTTCATCGGGCGAGACACAGGTGCGTGGGTCGGAACATCTGTCGTCGGGTGTCCTAGATGGTTGCGCGCGGCTCAATCCTAAAAAACCCAACTCTGTTCGGAATAGATGCGATTTCTACGTCTCATTCTCGCAGCACTCATTCTGTCAGCGCCGGCCGTGCTTTCGGCCCAGGCGACTCAGGACTCCACTCGTGTGGACTCCACACGAGTGGCACGCCAGTACGATATCAAGGGGCTGACCATCAGCGTGCCGCGGCCTGCCCTCACGACAGGCGGATCGAGTGCTGTCGAAATGCGCTTGGATTCACTGCGTTCGGTGCCCGCCCCGACCATGGAAGACGTCGTGCGCGCGATGCCCCTCCTGGTCATTCGCCAAAACAGCCGCGGAGAGTCTCAGCCCTCTATTCGTGGATCTGAAGAACGGCAAATCGGCATTTTTCTGGACGGAGTGCCGCTCACGGTGGGGTGGGATCACCGGACAGATCTGTCCATCATCCCACTCACCGCGGCGCAGGGGATCCGGCTGATAAGGGGACTCTCGTCCGTGCTCTACGGACCCAACACGCTGGGTGGGGTCATCGAAGTCGATGTTGCCCGAGTCCCAGGCAGCATCGAAAGCGTGAATCCGATGGATGTCGGCATTTCGGTGAACGAATCGGGTGGGACGAACATCGCCGTGGGTGCGGCCCATCTCATAGACCGAGACGAGACCCAGTGGCTGTTTCGGGCCGGGGCTGGCTTCAGTGACCGCCCCGGTTACACCGTGCCCAACGGCGCCTCGGACGACCCGGACATCCGGCCTGAGTTCCTGCGGAACGCAGACGGCCTGCGGCTGAATAGTGACACGAGGAGAATGGACGCCTATTTCGCGGCTCGGGTGCGAGGGGAGGACGGTGGTTGGGCCTCGCTCGCCACGACGGCGTACGACGTCGAACGCGGCGTCCCGCCGGAAGCACATCAGGACGAACCACGCTTCTGGAGGTACCCCGAGCAGACCCGCCTCCTCACAGCACTCTCGTTTGGGACCGGCTCGCGGTCCACGGGGTCGGGCAGGGGCGATGTCGAGGTCAGTCTCGGCATGGACTTAGGCAGCACCCGAATCGACCAATACGATACGGGGGCTTTTCAGTCCGTCGTGGAGCGTGAGGATTCAGACGACCGTAACCTGTCGTTCCGGCTCGAGGGTGAGCACACACTCGGGGACCAGGGAGACTTCCGCGCCTCTGCGACGTACGCGGATGTGAATCACGACGAAGTACTCACGCCAGGAGGGTCAAGCGAATTTCGCCAAAGGCTTTGGAGTCTGGGTGCCGAAACGGAATGGAAGCTCGGGCCGACGGACGGGACCCGCCTGTCGCTCGGAGCGGTGCTCGACGGTGCCGATACCCCGGAGAGCGGGGACAAGCCTCCACTCGCGCGCCTAAATGACTTCGGTGCCCGGATCGGGATTAGTTCGTTGTTGAGCGGGGGCCTCCTCGTGCATGGAGGCGCGAGCCGGCGGGCCCGCTTCCCCTCGCTTCGCGAACTCTATTCAGGCGCCCTCGGGCGCTTCATCCCGAATCCGTCGCTCGAGGCCGAGATCATGTTGGGAGCCGAAGGCGGATTCACAGTCCACACCGGCGATCTCGAGATTCAGGTCGTAGGATTCCATCAGCGGCTCGCAGATGGAATCATTCGGACGACCGTAACTGACGATTCTGGCACACGGCTCTTCAAGCGTGTGAACCAGGACCAGATCCAGAGCACGGGCATCGAGATGCTGGCGATCGGCACCTTGGGGGTCGCGACGATCTCCACGGACCTCACGCTGCAGCACGTGCGTGGAGTGGAGCCCGACGGGACACGAATCGAGCTGGAGTATGAGCCGTCAGTGACAGGGAAGTTCTCTCTGGAGAGCCCCTTGGGGGGCGGTTACAGGGCCGCATCGGACTTCCGCTTCGTAAGCGATCAGCGGTGCGCGAACCCTGAGATTGGGGGGCTACAATCGTTCGGGGCCAGCGGATCGGCTGACTTCTCGCTGCGAAAGATCTTCCAGTTTGGTGGCCGTGGAGCCTTGTCGCGTGTGGACGCCTCTGCGAGCGTGCGGAATGCTACGAACTCGACTTCCTACGATCAGTGCGGTCTTCCACAGCCCGGCCGTACCCTCCAGGTGCAATTCCGCGTCTGGTAGAGGGGGCGTCACATGATCCGAGTGACCTTTCTCGGCACCGCTGCATCTCGTCCCACGGTGGGCCGAAATGTGAGCGCGATCGCCGTCCAGCGAGAAGGTGACCACTACCTCTTCGACTGCGGTGAGGGGACCCAGCGTCAGATGATGCGGTACGGTACCGGCTTCTCAGTTCGAGCCATTTTCGTGACGCATACGCACGCCGATCACTTCCTCGGGATCACTGGACTGCTCCGGACCATGGCGCTGCAGGGCCGCACCGAAACTCTGGACATCTATGGGCCTCCCGGCTCGTCCAGAATTTTGCGGGACGCCGTCGCATTGGGAAATGATCGGGTCGGCTTTCCGGTAGAGGTCCATGAAGCTCCTCCCGGACATGGCTTGGTTCTCGACGAATACAGAATCGAGGCCTTCGAAGTCCAACACGGAACGCGTGCGGTCGGCTGGGCTCTTATTGAAGAGGATCGCCTGGGTCGCTTCGATGTGGAGCTAGCCAGGGAAATGGGCGTACCTGAAGGGCCATCCTTCGGTAAACTCCACAAGGGCGAGGACGTCGAAGTCGACGGCAATACGGTGAGAGCTGCCGACTTGGTCGGCGCCGCGCGGCCGGGCAGGACCGTCGTATACACAGGAGACACGAGACCCGCTGACTCAACCGTTTCTCGCGCGATGGGTGCGGATCTTTTGATCCACGAAGCGACGTTCGAAGAAAAAGAAAAGGACCGCGCCGGAGAGACATTTCATTCTACGGCGGCGGGCGCGGCCGGCATCGCGAAACGAGCTGGAGTCCAACGTCTCGTCGTCACGCACCTATCGGCTCGGTACTCGGACGACTCGTCCCCCCTGAAGGACGAGGCAGTCGAGATCTTTGCGGACTCGAAAGTGGCGAAGGACGGTCTCGTCATCGAGATCCCGTTCCGCACTGAGATGAAGCGCGCCGGCTCGTGACTGCGTTTCTTGCTGATCTCATCAAAGGCCCGACCCCGGAACCGGTTCATGCGGCGCTTCGTCAGCGCTGGGACGTCGGGGGCCTCCTTCACCTGGAGGGTCCGTTTGCCCGCGTCGACGTTCACTGAAGGAACATGAGGAGATCTTCATGTCCTGCGTCACGAGAGACCCAATTCTCTCCCGAGTGGATCTGATCTATGTCGTCGACCCCGAAACGAACTGAGTCCAGTTTCCGCCGGATCGCGGTAATCGGGTTGGGCGCGATGGGTGGCTCGTTCGCCCGTGCCGCCACGGCTACGACGTCGGCCGAGGTGGTCGGGTGGTCTCCGGATCCCGCTGAGCGCCTCTCCGCCGTTGATGCAGAAGCGGTGGCCGCAGCACCCGAACGCTGGAGCGATGCGGTCGCGGGGGCTGACCTCGTGATGCTCGCCATTCCCCTGGGACCGACATGCAAGATGATGGCAGAGTTGGCATCGACTCTTGAACCCGCCGTGGTCGTAGCGGACGTGGCGAGTCTCAAGGGCCCGGTCGCCGAGGCTGCCGCAGAGGCCGGACTCACTCGGCGGTGGGTCGGGTGTCACCCTATGGCTGGCGTTGCCGAGTCTGGGTTCGCGGCATCGAGCCCCACGCTGTACGACGGAGCCACTGTTTGGATCACGAACGACCCGGAAGCCGAAGATTCCGCTGACCGAATGCGCACGCTATGGGCCCGGTTCGGGGCGACACCTCAACAAGCGGATCCCCACGAGCACGATCGCATGATCGCTTTGGTCAGCGCGCTACCCCAGCTCACGGCCAACGCTCTGGCGACGACGTTGGCAGAAGCAGGCATCGGCCCGGAACAACTCGGGTCAGGCGGTTCGGACATGACGCGTCTCGCCACATCCAGCCCGGACATATGGATCGACATTCTTTCAGCGCTCCCGGAAGACCTGGTTGTGGGACTCCGGCTCCTTGGGAAAACCGTCAGCGACCTGACCGACGCCGTGGAGGGTGGGGACATGCAGGAGGTGCGCGAAGCCATGATGCGATCCGCGAAGTGGAAGGCCGGCTCGTGAGGATCACAGTGCCAGGCGATAAGTCGCTTACCCAGCGAGCGCTGATTCTGGCATCGATTGCGTCCGGAACGAGTTCGCTTCGCGGCCTCTTGTTCGGCGGCGACGCTGAATCGACCGCCAATGCACTGAGGGCTATGGGTGCCAATATCCCGCCGATCCCTCAAGACGGAGGTGCGATCGAAGTTGAGGGCGTTGGGCTCGATGGGTTGGCCACCCCAGATGCGCCTCTTGATCTAGGAAACAGCGGGACGGGCACGAGGCTCCTCCTGGGACTGTTGGCAGGAGCGGGGGTGGGAGCGACGCTTACCGGGGACACATCGCTCCAAAGCAGACCCATGAAGCGGGTGACCGCCCCGCTCTGTGCGATGGGCGCTTCGTTCGAATTTCTGGAGGAGCAGGACCGGCTTCCGCTCACGATCACGAGTGCGGCTGGGCTCTCCGCGGTCGATTGGCCGAGTCATGTCGCCAGCGCTCAGGTGAAGAGCGCGATTCTCCTCGCCGGACTGACGGGCCACACATTCGTTCAGGTCACCGAACCCCGTCGCTCCCGAGACCACTCTGAGCGTATGCTGAATCAGCTCGGTGTCTCGGTGATTTCGCATGCTGTCGCTGGCGGATGGCGTGTCGAGCTCAGAGATCCTCCAGCGCAGATCGAGGCCTTCGACTTCGCCGTACCCGGTGACATTTCCTCTGCAGCTTTTGTGCTCTCCCTCGCTGCACTGGGCGCCACGCAGGACGTTCTGACCGTGGAAGGCGTCGGACTCAACCCGACCCGGACGGCGTTTTTGGATGTACTTCGCCGGATGGGTGTCGACCTCAACATCGCCCTGAGACCAGACAGCGGAGCGGAGCCCGTGGGCACGATCTCTGCGGAATCAGCCGATCTGCGTGCCACGGTGATCGCCCCCGACGAAGTACCTCGACTAATCGACGAGCTTCCGCTGGTGGCGATCTTGGGTGCACGTGCCAAAGGGACGACGATCATCCGCGACGCGTCGGAGCTCCGGACCAAGGAGTCCGATAGGATCTCGGCGCTCGTCGAGAACCTCCGAGGGTTAGGCGTCTCGGTCGAAGAGTTTGCAGACGGACTGGCGGTCGAGGGCTCTCGGGAACCTCTGTCTGGCCGAGTTAAGTGCTTTGACGATCATCGCATCGCGATGGCTTTCGGCGTTCTCGGAGCCCAACCGGGTAACTCAATAGAGATCGATGACCCCGATGCAGCCTCGGTGAGTTTCCCTGGATTTTGGGAAATGCTCCACAACGTTTCGACAGAGGGAGGGGAATGACGCGCGAAGGCCCCGTCGTCACGCTGGACGGGCCAGCAGGCTCAGGTAAGTCCAGCACAGCGAAAGAGGTCGCCAAGCGACTGTCCTTCCGGCACCTCGACTCTGGGGCCTTGTACCGCGCTCTAACCCTGGCGCTTACGCAAAGAGGGGTAGCGCAGGAGGAATGGCCGCGGTTGACCGAAGCCGATCTTGGGGCGCTCGACGTAGACATCACACCGACAGACGATGGCTTCCAGGTTCTGGTGTCTGGTCAGGTGGTCGACGCCGAGCTACGCACGCAGGAGGTCACGGAGGGTGTGTCTCATCTCGCGAAACTGCCGGCCGTACGAGCCATCTTGTTAGACCTCCAGCAACGCGCCGGTGAGTGCGGGAGACTTGTCGCGGAGGGGCGTGACATGGGCACCGTCGTATTCCCAGACGCCGAAGTGAAGGTGTACCTCGTGGCCGACGTTGCTGAACGAGCCAGGCGACGCCTGTTGGACGAGGGCGCGACGGACGACGACCCAGCCGAACTCCACCGTCAGATCGAGGCGATTCGTGCCCGTGACAGTCGAGATTCGGAACGTGAACTTTCACCACTGAAGAAAGCCGAAGACGCCGTTGAAATCGATACCACAGGGCTCACCTTCGACGCCCAAGTGGCCGCGGTTGTCCAACTGGTTCTCCGATTGACTCCATCTTAAGCCGTATCTAGCTTTCCTGGCTGTCATCCTTTCACGTACACCCTAACCCGCGCTCGTCCCCCGAGCCCGGCAAAGCGCCGCCTCGATTTCTCTCGAGAGTGGCCGCAGGATACCCATGACTGAGAACGAAACCCCCGATGTCGACCCGACGGACGAACTCCCTGAGGGAGTAGAGGTTGTTGTCGACGCGATGACCGGCGAAGTCACCACCATGACTGCCGAAGAACTCGCCTCCGAAGAAGCCGCTGAGGAGGCTGCAGAAGCTGCTCGTGCAGCCGCACTCGCCGCTATGCCAGACGGCATCTCACCGGAACTCTTCCACGATCCGTACGGCGAAGAGCCGCTGTCGACCTCGAAGGAGGAGTTCGAAGCTCTCCTCCTGGAGTTCAGTGCGGACTTCCAGGAGTTCCGTGAAGGCGAAATCGTCAACGCGAAGGTCCTCCGTGTTACGGATGCTTCCGTCATTCTCGAGTTCGGCTTTAAGAGCGAAGGCTCGGTCGCACTCGACGAATTCAAGGACCCGCCCGAGGCAGGCGACGACGTCGAAGTTCTCCTTGAGAGCCTTGAAGACGACGACGGTGTTGTCGTGCTCTCTAAGAAGAAGGCTGACTTCCTCCGCGTCTGGGAGAAGATCCGCGAAGCACACGATGCGGATCGCCCGGTGAAGGGAACACTCGTTCGCAAGATCAAGGGTGGCGTTACCGTCGACCTCATGGGCGTCGACGCCTTCCTCCCGGGCTCGCAGATTGCTCTGCGCCGGGTTCCGAACATCGAGGACCTCATTGGCGAGGTCTACAAGTTCAAGATCATCAAGCTCAACAAGCGTCGCCGGAATATCGTTGTTTCGCGTCGCGTGATTCTCGAGGCCGAGCGCGAGACGAAGCGCGAGACGCTCGTGAAGGAGCTCTTGGTCGGTCAGGTCCGCGAGGGTCAGGTCAAGAACATCACCGACTTCGGTGCGTTCATCGATCTGGGCGGCCTGGACGGACTGCTCCATATCACGGACATGTCGTGGGGCCGCGTTGGGCACCCGTCCGAGGTCGTCGACATCGGCGCTGGGCTGGACGTGAAGGTTCTCGACATCGATTGGAACCGCGAACGGATCTCGTTGGGGCTCAAGCAGCTCCTCCCGTATCCGTGGACGGACATCGACAAGAAGTACCCGGTCGGTTCGCGTGTGAAGGGCAAGGTCGTCTCGATCACGAACTACGGTGCCTTCGTCGAGCTCGAGAAGGGCGTCGAGGGTCTCGTGCACATCTCCGAGATGTCGTGGACGCGCAATGTGCGTCACCCCTCGAAGGTCGTGTCGATTGGTGAAGAGATCGAAGCTGTGGTCCTCAAGGTCGATCCGAACGACGAGAAGATTTCGCTCGGTATGAAACAGATCGAAGAGGACCCGTGGTTGTCGCTGCCGGTGAAGTACCCGACCGGCACCAAGCTGGCCGGTACGGTCCGCAACCTGACCTCGTTCGGTGCGTTCGTTGAGATCGAGCCGGGAATCGATGGTCTGGTGCACGTTTCGGACATGAGCTGGACCAAGCGGGTCGAGCACCCGTCCGAAATCGTCCAGAAGGGTCAGGACCTCGAAGTCATCGTCCTCGACGTGGATGCCGAGAACAAGCGCATCTCCCTCGGTGTGAAGCAGATCGCGGACGATCCGTGGCCTGCGATCTCCGAACGCCTCGCGCCGGGAGTCGAGCAGGATGGATCGGTCGTCCGCGTGCAAGACAAGGGCGTCGTTGTCGACCTCGGAGACGATGTCGAAGGCTTCGTGCCGGCAGCGAACACTGGCATTGAAGACGTCGAGAAGCTCGAGGAGTACTACGGCGCCGGTGACTCGGTCAGCCTACGTGTGATCGAGTCGGATGGGGCCAACCGCCGCATCGTGCTTGAGGTGACGGAAACGCCTGAGCGTAAGCCGCAGGAAGAGATCGAAGCGGCACGCCTCGCTGCAGCAGCTGCGATCGCCGCGAAGGCCGAAGCCGAGGGCGGACCGGACGACGAGGAGGACTTCCAGAAGAAGGCCGTCGTACCGAAGCCGGAAGTGGCTGAGGTGTCTGACGGAGAAGCCGCAGTGCCGAGCGGGCTGGAATCTGCAGCGGCAGCCGCGGGAGCGGATGCAGCGGCAGCTGAGTCAGCAGCCGAAGCCGCGGAGGCACCTGAAGCTGAGGGAGAAGCCGAAGAGGCACCTGAAGCCGAAGAGGCGCCTGCAGCTGAGGCGGAAGCTGAAGAAGCACCTGAAGCTGAGGCGGAGGCTGAAGCTGAGCCTGAAGCTGAGGCGGAAGCGGAGGCTGAAGCGGAGGCTGAAGCTGAAGAAGCACCTGAAGCTGAAGCTGAGCCTGAAGCCGAAGCGGAAGAGACAGCTGCCGACGACGTCGAGGAAGGCGCCAAGGAGGAGTAACGACTTGTCTCTAGTGACACGCTACCTCCGAAACGCCCGGACGCTTAATGCGTCCGGGCGTTTCCTGTGGCTCCTAGTACTACTCGGAGCCTGTCAGGTGTCAGGAATGTCCACTGCGGAACCGGCCCGGGACATGGGCCCCGCAGACCCAGTCATCACCGACGCCCCAATCTCGTCGGGTGACGTCGACCGAGCCGCGCAGATATTTGCACAGGCTCGTGAGGCGTTCGCCGTCGGTCGGCTCGATGTCGCAGCCGAGCTCGCGGACCAAGTCATTGATGAGTATCCGAGCAGTGCGGTGTCGGGGCGGGCGCTCATTCTGCGGGCACAGGTCGCCCGTGACGGAAAGGACGCTGCAACGGCCGATGCGTCCGCGGAGCGATACATCTCGCTACTCGCAGCAGACGACTCACGCATTGCTGCCGCACGACTACTCCAGGCCGAGGCCTTCGTGGACGATGCGTCGGCGCGGGTCGACCGCCTCATGCGGATCCCGCACACAGTGCCCAGGACCGAATTGGATCGCGCGACGCGAATGGCGCGTGAAGCGGTGGGGACTCTCGTTGAAGCGGACGTGGTCTCGGGCCTTTCTCGGACGTCCGACGACGCGCCACTCCGGTGGGTCCTGGAGATCCGAGCCGGTGTGTTGGCCCTAGAGGCCGGTGACGACGCAGCGGCCACCGCCTTTGCGGAGCGAGCGCTCGTGCTGGGTGCCGCTGGGCCGGATTCAGTGATTGCAGAAGGGCTCCGTCGAGGTGAACTGCCGGGGGACGGGGGCAGGCAACGCGTGACGACGCTCGAGATCGCCACCGTCCTCCCAACTGGAGGTCCGCCGGCCTTAGCCAACTACGCGGCTCTCGTGGCTGAAGGCGTCGAAGTCGCAGCGGCTTCTGTGCTGGGCCGCCGATTCGATGTCCGCGTGACAGCCAAGGACGACCAAGCTGATCCGGCTCTGGCCGGTACGCTCGTTCGTGAGATTGAGCGGGGATCTGCGGTCGGGATCGTTGGCTTTCTAGAAGATGCGTCGCTCGAAGCGGGAGGGCGCGCGCGAACACGCGATCTGCCGCTGATTTCACCGACTGCCCGTAGCGCCTCACGTGCTGGGGATGGTGCCTATTCGCTTGAAGGACCGGACCCGTTGGCGGCGGCCTCGATGGCGCACTACGCTGCGGATGAGGGATACCTACGCGTCGCGATCGTCCACTCCGACGCATTAGAGTCGGTGGCGGAAGCAGATGCCTTCGAAGCGACCATGCAAACGCTTGGGATCCCGGTCGTGGGGCGATACGGATACCCTCTTGGGGTCACGAACTTCGAGGACCAGATCCTCGGGGCCCGTGACGCGCTCCGCCGGGCCGAGATCGCTGCCCTGGAACTCGGGGAAGAAGACACCCTCCATGTGGAACTGCTCGAGCCCGTCGCGGTGTTCGTCCCGATTCCGACGGAAGACGTCGAATTAGTGGCACCACAGATCACTCATTACGCCTTGGACACGCTCGCCATCGCCGTCCTAGGCACTTCGGCGTGGACCGATCCTCAGGTGCTTGCTGATGTGGACTCGCGTCACACAAATGGCGTGGTAGCCACGGCACCGGAAGGTCGAGGCACTGGCTCTGCCGGCGCCGGGCGCTTCCGTGAGGCTTACGAGGCCCACTTTCAGCGAAGTCTGGTCTCGTCCGTACCAGCAGTTGGCTACGACGCGGCCTTGCTCCTCCTTGAGGGGCTTAGGCCCGGCCCCTCGTCCCGACGGCAACTCCGAGCGAACATGGAGCAACTCCGCGATATCGAAGGCGCCACAGGTGTCTTCTCCGTGATCGACGGAATAGTGGTGCGCCGCTCGGAAGTCGTTTATATCGACAACGGTACCCTCATCCCGATCGGATAGAGACCTGATGTCCATCCACGAAAAGCTGGACCGACTCGACGAACTCCGCCGCTCAGCCGAAGAGGGTGGGGGCGCAGCCCGCCTGGAAGCGCAACACAAGCGGGGAAAACTCTCGGCCCGGGAACGTCTCGACCTTCTACTCGACGAGGGCTCCTTCGTTGAGTTGGACAAGTTCGTCACGCACCGATCGACCGATTTTGGGCTGGAGGACCAACAATACCTGGGTGACGGAGTCGTCACGGGTTACGGCACGGTTCACGGTCGCCTGGTTTACGTCTTCAGCCAGGACTTCACCGTTTTCGGAGGGTCTCTCTCAGAGACGCACGCCGAGAAGATCGTGAAAATCCAGGAGATGGCTCTCAAGAATGGCGCCCCCATCATTGGGTTGAACGACTCGGGAGGAGCCCGTATCCAGGAGGGTGTCGTCTCTCTGGGCGGTTATGCCGACATCTTTCTACGAAACACACTGGCTTCGGGCGTCATTCCGCAGATCAGTGTGATTTTGGGTCCATGTGCTGGTGGAGCTGTGTATTCGCCTGCCATCACGGACTTCATCTATATGGTCCGAGGCACGAGCTACATGTTCGTGACCGGCCCGAACGTGGTGAAGACTGTGACGCACGAGGACATCGATATGGAAGGTCTGGGGGGCGCGGACGTTCACGCGTCCAAGTCGGGTGTCGCCCACTTCGCACTGGACTCAGAGCCCGAGTGCCTCGGTGCGGTGCGAGATCTCGTGAAGTACCTCCCGCAGAACAACATGGAGCTCCCAGAGTCTCTCGAGACCTCCGATCCACATGACAGACAGGACGAGAAATTACTCGAGATCGTGCCAGATAACCCTAATCGCCCCTATGACATGAGAGATGTCATTGGTCGCGTAGTTGACCACGGGGATTTCTACGAAGTTCACAAAGACTTCGCAGGAAATATCCTCGTCGGATTCGCGCGGCTTGGTGGTCATTCTGTGGGAATCGTAGCGAATCAGCCTTCGGTCCTCGCCGGAGTATTGGATATCGATTCATCCGACAAAGGCGCTCGCTTTGTCCGCTTCTGTGACTCGTTCAACATACCGATCGTCGTGTTCGAAGACGTACCTGGGTTCCTGCCCGGCGTAGCTCAGGAGCACGGCGGAATTATCCGCCATGGAGCCAAGCTCCTCTACGCCTTCGCAGAGGCGACCGTGCCCAAGATCACCGTGATCACACGGAAAGCGTACGGTGGTGCCTACGACGTCATGAATTCCAAACACATCAGAGGCGACATCAATCTCGCTT
The nucleotide sequence above comes from Longimicrobiales bacterium. Encoded proteins:
- the aroA gene encoding 3-phosphoshikimate 1-carboxyvinyltransferase, producing MRITVPGDKSLTQRALILASIASGTSSLRGLLFGGDAESTANALRAMGANIPPIPQDGGAIEVEGVGLDGLATPDAPLDLGNSGTGTRLLLGLLAGAGVGATLTGDTSLQSRPMKRVTAPLCAMGASFEFLEEQDRLPLTITSAAGLSAVDWPSHVASAQVKSAILLAGLTGHTFVQVTEPRRSRDHSERMLNQLGVSVISHAVAGGWRVELRDPPAQIEAFDFAVPGDISSAAFVLSLAALGATQDVLTVEGVGLNPTRTAFLDVLRRMGVDLNIALRPDSGAEPVGTISAESADLRATVIAPDEVPRLIDELPLVAILGARAKGTTIIRDASELRTKESDRISALVENLRGLGVSVEEFADGLAVEGSREPLSGRVKCFDDHRIAMAFGVLGAQPGNSIEIDDPDAASVSFPGFWEMLHNVSTEGGE
- a CDS encoding 30S ribosomal protein S1; amino-acid sequence: MTENETPDVDPTDELPEGVEVVVDAMTGEVTTMTAEELASEEAAEEAAEAARAAALAAMPDGISPELFHDPYGEEPLSTSKEEFEALLLEFSADFQEFREGEIVNAKVLRVTDASVILEFGFKSEGSVALDEFKDPPEAGDDVEVLLESLEDDDGVVVLSKKKADFLRVWEKIREAHDADRPVKGTLVRKIKGGVTVDLMGVDAFLPGSQIALRRVPNIEDLIGEVYKFKIIKLNKRRRNIVVSRRVILEAERETKRETLVKELLVGQVREGQVKNITDFGAFIDLGGLDGLLHITDMSWGRVGHPSEVVDIGAGLDVKVLDIDWNRERISLGLKQLLPYPWTDIDKKYPVGSRVKGKVVSITNYGAFVELEKGVEGLVHISEMSWTRNVRHPSKVVSIGEEIEAVVLKVDPNDEKISLGMKQIEEDPWLSLPVKYPTGTKLAGTVRNLTSFGAFVEIEPGIDGLVHVSDMSWTKRVEHPSEIVQKGQDLEVIVLDVDAENKRISLGVKQIADDPWPAISERLAPGVEQDGSVVRVQDKGVVVDLGDDVEGFVPAANTGIEDVEKLEEYYGAGDSVSLRVIESDGANRRIVLEVTETPERKPQEEIEAARLAAAAAIAAKAEAEGGPDDEEDFQKKAVVPKPEVAEVSDGEAAVPSGLESAAAAAGADAAAAESAAEAAEAPEAEGEAEEAPEAEEAPAAEAEAEEAPEAEAEAEAEPEAEAEAEAEAEAEAEEAPEAEAEPEAEAEETAADDVEEGAKEE
- a CDS encoding ABC transporter substrate-binding protein — encoded protein: MTRYLRNARTLNASGRFLWLLVLLGACQVSGMSTAEPARDMGPADPVITDAPISSGDVDRAAQIFAQAREAFAVGRLDVAAELADQVIDEYPSSAVSGRALILRAQVARDGKDAATADASAERYISLLAADDSRIAAARLLQAEAFVDDASARVDRLMRIPHTVPRTELDRATRMAREAVGTLVEADVVSGLSRTSDDAPLRWVLEIRAGVLALEAGDDAAATAFAERALVLGAAGPDSVIAEGLRRGELPGDGGRQRVTTLEIATVLPTGGPPALANYAALVAEGVEVAAASVLGRRFDVRVTAKDDQADPALAGTLVREIERGSAVGIVGFLEDASLEAGGRARTRDLPLISPTARSASRAGDGAYSLEGPDPLAAASMAHYAADEGYLRVAIVHSDALESVAEADAFEATMQTLGIPVVGRYGYPLGVTNFEDQILGARDALRRAEIAALELGEEDTLHVELLEPVAVFVPIPTEDVELVAPQITHYALDTLAIAVLGTSAWTDPQVLADVDSRHTNGVVATAPEGRGTGSAGAGRFREAYEAHFQRSLVSSVPAVGYDAALLLLEGLRPGPSSRRQLRANMEQLRDIEGATGVFSVIDGIVVRRSEVVYIDNGTLIPIG
- the cmk gene encoding (d)CMP kinase is translated as MTREGPVVTLDGPAGSGKSSTAKEVAKRLSFRHLDSGALYRALTLALTQRGVAQEEWPRLTEADLGALDVDITPTDDGFQVLVSGQVVDAELRTQEVTEGVSHLAKLPAVRAILLDLQQRAGECGRLVAEGRDMGTVVFPDAEVKVYLVADVAERARRRLLDEGATDDDPAELHRQIEAIRARDSRDSERELSPLKKAEDAVEIDTTGLTFDAQVAAVVQLVLRLTPS